A single Macaca mulatta isolate MMU2019108-1 chromosome 15, T2T-MMU8v2.0, whole genome shotgun sequence DNA region contains:
- the LOC711088 gene encoding interferon alpha-17-like: protein MALSFSLLMAVVVLNYKSICSLGCDLPQTHSLGHRRALILLAQMGRISPFSCLKDRHDFGFPQEEFDGNQFQKAQAMSVLHEMIQQTFNLFSTKDSSAAWEQNLLEKFSAELYQQLNDLEACVIAEPGMEETLLMNEDSILAVKKYFQRITLYLTEKKYSPCAWEVVRAEIMRSLSFSTNLQKRLRRKD, encoded by the coding sequence ATGGCCCTGTCCTTTTCTTTACTGATGGCCGTGGTGGTGCTCAACTACAAATCCATCTGCTCTCTGGGCTGTGATCTTCCTCAGACCCACAGCCTGGGTCATAGGAGGGCCTTGATACTCCTAGCACAAATGGGAAGAATCTCTCCTTTCTCCTGTCTGAAGGACAGACATGACTTTGGATTCCCCCAGGAGGAGTTTGATGGCAACCAGTTCCAGAAGGCTCAAGCCATGTCTGTCCTCCATGAGATGATCCAGCAGACCTTCAATCTCTTCAGCACAAAGGACTCATCTGCTGCTTGGGAACAGAACCTCCTAGAAAAATTTTCCGCTGAGCTTTACCAGCAACTGAATGACCTGGAAGCCTGTGTGATAGCAGAGCCTGGGATGGAAGAGACTCTCTTGATGAATGAGGACTCCATCCTGGCTGTGAAGAAATACTTCCAAAGAATCACTCTCTATCTGACGGAGAAGAAATACAGCCCATGTGCCTGGGAGGTTGTCAGAGCAGAAATCATGAGATCCCTCTCTTTTTCAACAAACTTGCAAAAAAGATTAAGGAGGAAGGATTGA